One genomic region from Streptomyces venezuelae encodes:
- a CDS encoding ABC transporter permease, protein MKTPATLRLTLASLRAHRRRFLGTFAAVLLGVAFLTGTLVMGDTLRTSFDAMFTGATRGTDAVVRSATVVTAAGEAQGTRGPVDAGLADRLAEVPGAAAAAPLVEGAGQLLAADGTPVGGKGPPTLAGNWIEDPALNPYRLAEGRAPHAPGEAVVNRGAAKAAGLAIGDTTVLRTPDPVRVTVVGLATFGGADGMGQVTWTGLTRADAERYLTARPGEATSIAVRAGPGVSQEELVAALAPALPEGVEAITGQRAAEENTAMVSGRFLDLFTTFLLVFSGVAVLVSVFTIHNTFAVLIAQRTRENALLRAVGAARRQIVTGTLAEALAVGLLASTAGLLAGIGVAAGLQALFPAIGFPFPAGGLVVTAGSLAVPLGVGLAVCAASALLPAVRAGRTAPLAALRETDADGSGTSRARALTGGALLAAAVATTLAGVLGTPSLWLAATGAGLAVAAFVVLGPVAASVAVRTLGRPLRGVNRGLARRNALRSPGRTAATATALMIGVAVVTLFTVLGASLKATMDRTVDRSFAGDVAIGAPSFGAGGSGLSPRLAPAVAALPEVDGRGRALTVTDPAALARTLDLGEVRGSLGGLGKDGLAVAADEAAAAGLAPGRTAELTFTDGTRGTFTVRAVYERADLAGDYLVTREAWAPHRTQDADRLVAVAFADGVSAADGEAAVTAVADRYGAPEVQTRDEYAEASAGGIDMMLTLVYALLALAVLIALLGIANTLTLAVHERTRELGLLRAVGQTRAQVRAMVRWESVLVAAFGTLGGLTLGGFLGWVLVRASEEPGDSALAFAVPAASLAAVALVGLVAGVVAAWRPACRAARLEILRAIAQE, encoded by the coding sequence ATGAAGACCCCCGCCACCCTCCGGCTCACGCTCGCCTCCCTCCGCGCCCACCGGCGCCGCTTCCTCGGCACCTTCGCCGCCGTCCTCCTCGGCGTCGCCTTCCTCACCGGCACCCTCGTCATGGGCGACACACTGCGCACGAGCTTCGACGCGATGTTCACCGGCGCCACCCGGGGCACGGACGCCGTCGTCCGCAGCGCCACCGTCGTCACCGCGGCCGGCGAGGCGCAGGGCACCCGCGGCCCCGTCGACGCCGGCCTCGCCGACCGTCTCGCCGAGGTCCCCGGAGCCGCCGCCGCCGCGCCGCTCGTCGAGGGCGCGGGCCAGCTGCTCGCCGCCGACGGCACCCCCGTCGGCGGCAAGGGCCCGCCGACCCTCGCCGGGAACTGGATCGAGGACCCGGCACTCAACCCGTACCGGCTCGCGGAAGGTCGTGCTCCGCACGCGCCCGGCGAGGCCGTCGTCAACCGGGGCGCGGCGAAGGCCGCCGGCCTCGCCATCGGCGACACGACCGTCCTGCGCACCCCCGACCCCGTCCGGGTCACCGTCGTCGGTCTCGCCACCTTCGGCGGCGCCGACGGCATGGGCCAGGTCACCTGGACCGGCCTGACCCGCGCCGACGCCGAGCGGTACCTGACGGCCCGCCCCGGCGAGGCGACGAGCATCGCCGTACGCGCCGGGCCCGGCGTCAGCCAGGAGGAGCTGGTCGCCGCCCTCGCCCCCGCCCTGCCCGAGGGCGTCGAGGCGATCACCGGTCAGCGCGCCGCCGAGGAGAACACCGCGATGGTCTCCGGCCGCTTCCTCGACCTCTTCACCACCTTCCTGCTGGTCTTCAGCGGAGTCGCGGTCCTCGTCTCCGTCTTCACCATCCACAACACCTTCGCCGTCCTCATCGCCCAGCGGACCCGCGAGAACGCCCTGCTCCGCGCGGTCGGCGCCGCCCGCCGTCAGATCGTCACCGGCACGCTCGCCGAGGCCCTCGCCGTGGGCCTGCTCGCCTCCACCGCCGGACTCCTCGCCGGGATCGGCGTGGCCGCGGGCCTCCAGGCCCTCTTCCCGGCCATCGGCTTCCCGTTCCCCGCCGGCGGCCTGGTCGTCACGGCCGGATCCCTGGCCGTCCCGCTCGGCGTGGGCCTCGCCGTCTGCGCCGCATCGGCGCTCCTGCCCGCCGTACGGGCCGGACGCACGGCCCCGCTCGCCGCGCTCCGCGAGACGGACGCGGACGGCTCCGGCACCTCCCGCGCCCGCGCCCTGACCGGCGGCGCACTCCTGGCCGCCGCCGTCGCCACGACCCTCGCCGGAGTGCTCGGCACCCCTTCGCTGTGGCTCGCCGCGACCGGCGCGGGGCTCGCCGTCGCCGCCTTCGTGGTGCTCGGACCGGTGGCCGCGTCGGTCGCCGTACGGACGCTGGGCCGGCCGCTGCGCGGCGTCAACCGCGGTCTCGCCCGCCGCAACGCCCTGCGCAGCCCCGGACGTACGGCCGCGACCGCCACCGCCCTGATGATCGGGGTCGCCGTCGTCACCCTCTTCACCGTCCTCGGCGCCTCCCTCAAGGCGACCATGGACCGCACCGTCGACCGCTCCTTCGCGGGCGACGTGGCCATCGGCGCGCCCTCGTTCGGCGCGGGCGGCAGCGGGCTCAGCCCTCGGCTCGCCCCGGCGGTCGCGGCGCTGCCCGAGGTCGACGGCCGCGGCCGCGCCCTGACCGTCACCGATCCGGCCGCGCTCGCCCGCACCCTCGACCTGGGGGAGGTACGGGGCTCCCTCGGCGGACTCGGCAAGGACGGGCTCGCCGTCGCCGCCGACGAGGCCGCGGCCGCCGGTCTGGCGCCCGGACGCACGGCCGAACTGACCTTCACGGACGGCACCCGGGGGACCTTCACCGTCCGGGCGGTCTACGAGCGCGCCGACCTCGCCGGCGACTACCTCGTCACCCGGGAGGCCTGGGCCCCGCACCGCACCCAGGACGCCGACCGCCTGGTCGCCGTCGCCTTCGCGGACGGCGTGTCCGCGGCGGACGGTGAGGCGGCCGTGACCGCGGTCGCGGACCGGTACGGCGCGCCGGAGGTGCAGACCCGGGACGAGTACGCGGAGGCCTCGGCGGGCGGCATCGACATGATGCTCACCCTCGTCTACGCGCTCCTCGCGCTCGCGGTCCTGATCGCGCTGCTCGGCATCGCGAACACCCTGACGCTCGCCGTCCACGAACGGACCCGCGAACTGGGCCTGTTGAGGGCCGTCGGCCAGACCCGCGCCCAAGTGCGGGCCATGGTCCGCTGGGAGTCCGTCCTCGTCGCCGCCTTCGGGACGCTCGGCGGACTCACCCTCGGCGGCTTCCTCGGCTGGGTGCTCGTCCGCGCCTCGGAGGAACCGGGCGACAGTGCGCTCGCCTTCGCCGTACCGGCGGCGTCACTGGCCGCCGTGGCCCTGGTCGGCCTGGTGGCCGGCGTCGTGGCCGCCTGGCGTCCGGCGTGCCGCGCGGCCCGCCTGGAGATCCTCCGGGCCATCGCCCAGGAGTGA
- a CDS encoding DUF4865 family protein → MHAMQYEITLPADYDMGIIHERVATRGHLLDAFPGLGLKAYLVREREAGSPVNQYAPFYLWATPEGMNSFLWGPGFQGIVNDFGRPVVQHWTGLSYEEGPASASAPAAATRRRTALGEAVPPGEAVAEAVDRHAREARRDGVVASALAVDPRHWELLAFTLWADAEAPAGEGERFRALHLSAPGRGALGAGRRRW, encoded by the coding sequence ATGCACGCGATGCAGTACGAGATCACCCTGCCCGCCGACTACGACATGGGGATCATCCATGAGCGGGTCGCGACGCGGGGCCATCTCCTCGACGCCTTCCCCGGGCTCGGGCTGAAGGCCTATCTGGTGCGCGAGCGGGAGGCCGGGTCGCCGGTCAACCAGTACGCGCCGTTCTATCTCTGGGCCACCCCCGAGGGCATGAACAGCTTCCTCTGGGGGCCGGGATTCCAGGGCATCGTGAACGACTTCGGCCGGCCGGTGGTGCAGCACTGGACGGGGCTGTCGTACGAGGAGGGGCCGGCGTCCGCGTCGGCTCCGGCTGCCGCGACGCGCCGCAGGACCGCGCTCGGCGAGGCGGTGCCGCCGGGCGAGGCCGTGGCGGAGGCGGTGGACCGGCACGCGCGGGAGGCGCGCCGGGACGGTGTGGTCGCCTCGGCCCTGGCCGTGGATCCGCGCCACTGGGAGCTGCTCGCCTTCACCCTGTGGGCCGACGCGGAAGCGCCCGCCGGCGAGGGCGAGCGCTTCCGGGCCCTGCACCTCTCGGCCCCGGGCCGCGGAGCGCTGGGGGCCGGACGGCGCCGGTGGTGA
- a CDS encoding SAM-dependent methyltransferase, with protein MVTSDSGLPPRLGSLTFHGPLSEARATRMIGRLVAEAPADVLDIGCGWGELLLRVLDGAPGAQGIGIDINSEDLARGRALAEERGLAGRVLFVEESALGTGRGPVDAVLCLGSSQALCDPEQPYDPAAVLRELRRLVRPGGRVVLGEGFWERTPTDEELARMWPGAQVGDHFTLGALVDLAIEAGFRPAWIETASAEEWEEFESGYRYDTEVWLAANPDHPLAAETRERVDRQRSTWVNGYRRVLGLAYLTLVAVA; from the coding sequence ATGGTCACCTCCGACTCCGGTCTCCCCCCACGCCTCGGCAGCCTCACCTTCCACGGGCCCCTCTCCGAGGCCCGCGCCACCCGCATGATCGGGAGACTCGTCGCCGAGGCTCCCGCGGACGTCCTTGACATCGGCTGCGGCTGGGGCGAGCTGCTCCTCCGCGTCCTGGACGGCGCCCCGGGCGCCCAGGGGATCGGGATCGACATCAACTCCGAGGACCTGGCCCGCGGCCGGGCGCTCGCCGAGGAGCGGGGTCTCGCCGGCCGCGTGCTCTTCGTCGAGGAGTCGGCGCTCGGCACCGGCCGCGGCCCCGTGGACGCCGTCCTCTGTCTCGGGTCGAGCCAGGCGCTCTGCGATCCCGAGCAGCCGTACGACCCCGCAGCCGTCCTCCGCGAACTGCGCCGACTGGTCAGGCCCGGCGGCCGGGTCGTGCTCGGCGAGGGCTTCTGGGAGCGCACTCCGACGGACGAGGAGCTGGCCCGAATGTGGCCCGGTGCGCAGGTCGGCGACCACTTCACCCTCGGCGCCCTCGTGGACCTCGCGATCGAGGCGGGTTTCCGGCCCGCGTGGATCGAGACGGCGAGTGCGGAGGAATGGGAGGAGTTCGAGTCCGGCTACCGGTACGACACCGAGGTCTGGCTCGCCGCCAACCCCGACCACCCGCTCGCCGCCGAGACCCGCGAGCGCGTCGACCGGCAGCGGTCGACCTGGGTGAACGGCTACCGCCGGGTCCTCGGCCTCGCGTACCTCACCCTCGTCGCCGTGGCCTGA
- a CDS encoding SHOCT domain-containing protein, whose protein sequence is MNTLAHAGPGPWILLFPLFWALVVAGLFTLARRAGWRPGRGGRPYRDGRPDEHSPIALLGHRFAAGEIDEDEYWRRLTVLEEQFGRAATGKERRA, encoded by the coding sequence ATGAACACCCTCGCCCACGCGGGCCCCGGCCCCTGGATCCTCCTCTTCCCCCTGTTCTGGGCCCTCGTCGTCGCCGGGCTCTTCACCCTCGCCCGCCGCGCCGGATGGCGCCCGGGACGCGGCGGACGCCCGTACCGGGACGGCCGTCCCGACGAGCACTCGCCGATCGCCCTGCTCGGCCACCGGTTCGCCGCCGGCGAGATCGACGAGGACGAGTACTGGCGCCGGCTCACCGTCCTGGAGGAGCAGTTCGGCCGCGCCGCGACCGGCAAGGAGCGCCGGGCATGA
- the bla gene encoding class A beta-lactamase — MSIKSTASRTSTTAPHPSRRTVLALGAGTALASLLPLAGTAHASTGRLTGRLRELEEEHSARLGVFAHDVRTGRSVAYRADERFPMCSVFKTLAAAAVLRDLDHDGSFLAQRIRYTAADVERSGFSPRTGLPRNLAGGMTVAGLCDATLRYSDNTAANLLLRELGGPKAVTRFARSIGDGVTRLDRWEPELNSGEPWRETDITTPRAIGRTYGHLVLGAALTPRDRDRLTGWMLANTTSGERFRKGLPADWILADKTGGGRYGGNNDVGIAWPPTGGPVLLAVLTAKPEEDAAADNPLVAKAAALVAAELRP, encoded by the coding sequence TTGTCCATCAAGTCCACCGCGTCCCGCACGTCCACGACCGCGCCACACCCGTCCCGCCGCACCGTGCTCGCGCTCGGCGCCGGCACCGCGCTCGCCTCGCTCCTCCCGCTCGCGGGGACGGCCCACGCCTCGACGGGCCGCCTCACCGGACGACTCCGGGAACTGGAGGAAGAGCACTCCGCGCGGTTGGGCGTGTTCGCACACGACGTCCGCACCGGCCGGTCGGTGGCGTACCGCGCCGACGAACGCTTCCCGATGTGCTCGGTGTTCAAGACCCTCGCCGCCGCGGCCGTCCTTCGCGACCTCGACCACGACGGCTCCTTCCTGGCACAGCGCATCCGGTACACGGCGGCGGACGTCGAGCGGTCGGGCTTCTCGCCGAGGACCGGGCTCCCCCGGAACCTCGCCGGCGGGATGACCGTCGCCGGGCTCTGCGACGCGACCCTCCGCTACAGCGACAACACCGCCGCGAACCTGCTGCTGCGGGAGCTGGGCGGGCCGAAGGCCGTCACCCGGTTCGCCCGGTCGATCGGCGACGGCGTCACCCGGCTGGACCGCTGGGAGCCCGAGCTGAACTCCGGTGAGCCCTGGCGAGAAACCGACATCACCACCCCCCGCGCCATCGGCCGGACCTACGGCCACCTCGTCCTCGGCGCCGCGCTGACGCCCCGGGACCGCGACCGGCTCACCGGCTGGATGCTCGCCAACACCACCAGTGGCGAGCGGTTCCGCAAGGGGCTGCCCGCCGACTGGATCCTCGCCGACAAGACCGGCGGCGGGCGGTACGGCGGCAACAACGACGTGGGAATCGCCTGGCCGCCGACCGGCGGTCCGGTCCTGCTGGCCGTCCTGACGGCCAAACCCGAGGAGGACGCGGCGGCGGACAACCCGCTCGTGGCCAAGGCGGCGGCCCTGGTGGCGGCGGAACTCCGCCCGTAG
- a CDS encoding ATP-binding protein, protein MISEPSRYYAVELHALPSRIGQVRRIVSAHLRQWHLDALVDHAVLGVTELLTNVHRHAQPDKRCTVEIELLLDRLTVSVRDHDPRIPQATPLDEVGHDDGSDDFEALATSGRGLAIVGAVSDSWGVRPCGDDGKVVWFTLSAPPSAPPVEERVHLVHVPPIERAYAEYDPFPVLAGHAG, encoded by the coding sequence GTGATCAGCGAGCCGAGCAGGTATTACGCGGTGGAGCTCCACGCCCTGCCGTCGCGGATCGGTCAGGTCCGCAGAATTGTCTCCGCCCATCTGCGCCAGTGGCATCTCGACGCCTTGGTCGACCATGCCGTGCTCGGGGTCACCGAGCTGCTGACCAACGTCCACCGGCACGCACAGCCGGACAAGCGGTGCACGGTCGAGATCGAGCTGCTGCTCGACCGGCTGACCGTGTCGGTCAGGGACCACGATCCCCGAATACCGCAGGCCACCCCCCTGGACGAGGTCGGCCACGACGACGGGTCCGACGACTTCGAGGCGCTCGCCACCTCCGGCCGTGGCCTCGCCATCGTCGGCGCGGTCAGCGACAGTTGGGGCGTCCGCCCGTGCGGCGACGACGGCAAGGTCGTGTGGTTCACCCTCTCGGCACCGCCGTCCGCCCCGCCGGTCGAGGAGCGCGTACACCTCGTGCACGTCCCCCCGATCGAGCGCGCGTACGCGGAGTACGACCCCTTCCCGGTCCTCGCCGGCCACGCGGGCTGA
- a CDS encoding ABC transporter ATP-binding protein produces the protein MTTVAPTPAGYADAVRVLDAVKVYGRGDTEVRALDGVSVGFPAGRFTAVMGPSGSGKSTLLHCAAGLDTLTSGSTFVGGTDLSTLDDRRLTLLRRDRVGFVFQAFNLLPTLTVAENITLPLDLAGRAPDRARFDRLVDTVGLRDRLHHRPGELSGGQQQRVAVARAFAGDPDVVFADEPTGNLDSRSGEEVLRLLGRTVRETGRTVVMVTHDPVAAAHADEVVFLADGRLVDRMAAPTADRVLDRMKAFETGTGTTGTDAKVFETGAGDSVSAGSGIGATRGATP, from the coding sequence ATGACCACCGTCGCTCCCACCCCCGCCGGGTACGCCGACGCCGTCAGGGTCCTGGACGCCGTCAAGGTCTACGGGCGCGGTGACACCGAGGTCAGGGCCCTCGACGGGGTGAGCGTCGGCTTCCCGGCCGGCCGCTTCACCGCCGTCATGGGCCCCTCGGGCTCGGGAAAGTCCACGCTCCTGCACTGCGCCGCGGGACTCGACACCCTCACCTCGGGCTCAACCTTCGTCGGCGGCACCGACCTCTCCACGCTGGACGACCGCCGTCTGACCCTGCTGCGCCGCGACCGCGTCGGCTTCGTCTTCCAGGCCTTCAACCTGCTGCCGACCCTGACCGTCGCCGAGAACATCACCCTCCCGCTCGACCTCGCCGGGAGAGCGCCCGACCGGGCGCGGTTCGACCGGCTCGTCGACACCGTCGGCCTGCGCGACCGTCTGCACCACCGGCCGGGCGAACTCTCCGGCGGACAGCAGCAGAGGGTGGCCGTCGCCCGTGCCTTCGCCGGCGACCCCGACGTCGTCTTCGCCGACGAACCCACCGGAAACCTCGATTCGCGCTCCGGCGAGGAGGTCCTGCGGCTGCTCGGACGCACCGTGCGGGAGACCGGCCGCACGGTCGTCATGGTCACGCACGACCCGGTCGCCGCCGCCCACGCCGACGAGGTGGTCTTCCTCGCGGACGGGCGGCTCGTCGACCGGATGGCAGCCCCGACGGCCGACCGCGTCCTCGACCGCATGAAGGCCTTCGAGACAGGTACCGGCACGACAGGTACCGACGCGAAGGTCTTCGAGACCGGCGCGGGCGACAGCGTGAGCGCAGGTTCCGGGATCGGCGCGACCCGAGGAGCGACACCATGA
- a CDS encoding EamA family transporter: MIALLLALGSSLAYGCADFLGGLGARKAHVLRTVLIAAPASLTVELLLWPFLGASFAPATLAWGAASGVASAAAFALLYRTLAIGPMSVLSPVTALVSAMLPVGVGLLQGEHLGLAGLIGLPLALAAVVLVSAGHGARTARPSRTALLLALGAGAAIALQLVFLHQAPADSGVGPLIIGRAVSSAVTLAAAGLMHRRLGPEKPAYAMAAAAGVLDSLANLLFLLAARDGDLAVVAVITALYPAGTVLLARGVLAERVHRGQLIGLGTAAVAVSLLALT, translated from the coding sequence GTGATCGCTCTGCTGCTGGCCCTGGGCAGCTCCCTGGCCTACGGCTGCGCCGACTTCCTCGGCGGCCTCGGCGCCCGTAAGGCCCACGTCCTGCGGACCGTGCTGATCGCCGCCCCGGCGTCGCTCACCGTCGAGCTGCTGCTGTGGCCCTTCCTCGGCGCCTCCTTCGCCCCCGCGACCCTCGCCTGGGGCGCGGCGTCCGGCGTCGCCTCCGCCGCCGCGTTCGCCCTGCTCTACCGCACGCTCGCGATCGGCCCGATGAGCGTCCTGTCCCCGGTCACCGCCCTGGTCTCGGCGATGCTGCCGGTCGGCGTGGGCCTCCTCCAGGGCGAGCACCTGGGTCTCGCCGGGCTGATCGGCCTGCCGCTGGCCCTGGCTGCCGTGGTCCTGGTCAGCGCCGGGCACGGAGCGAGGACCGCCCGCCCCTCGCGCACCGCACTGCTCCTGGCCCTCGGCGCCGGGGCCGCCATCGCCCTGCAGCTGGTCTTCCTGCATCAGGCGCCGGCGGACAGCGGTGTCGGCCCGCTGATCATCGGCCGCGCCGTCTCCTCCGCGGTCACGCTCGCAGCGGCCGGTCTGATGCACCGGCGGCTGGGCCCGGAGAAGCCCGCGTACGCGATGGCCGCGGCAGCCGGCGTGCTGGACTCCCTGGCCAATCTGCTGTTCCTGCTCGCCGCCCGCGACGGCGACCTCGCGGTCGTCGCCGTGATCACCGCCCTGTACCCGGCCGGCACCGTCCTGCTCGCCCGCGGCGTCCTCGCCGAGCGCGTCCACCGCGGTCAGCTGATCGGCCTGGGCACCGCTGCCGTCGCCGTCAGCCTCCTCGCCCTCACCTGA
- a CDS encoding SRPBCC family protein: MARRLRPVELDFTATAPVRLVHSATLAAPPAAVYRSLAVEVGSMPSWFTAVASAVPTGDGAGRTIRLRGGIVFEETILATEPDTRYGYRVDLTNAPGVTALAEEWTLFPAGRGTRLRWTMAVDGPASVRLALRLARPGVGLSFRDAARRLDRRLTPARPPSPGTAR; this comes from the coding sequence ATGGCACGCCGACTGAGGCCGGTGGAGCTCGACTTCACCGCAACCGCGCCCGTCCGTCTCGTCCACTCGGCGACTCTGGCCGCACCACCGGCGGCCGTCTACCGGTCGCTGGCCGTGGAGGTGGGCAGCATGCCCTCGTGGTTCACCGCCGTCGCCTCCGCCGTCCCCACGGGTGACGGGGCGGGGCGGACGATACGGCTGCGGGGCGGGATCGTCTTCGAGGAGACGATCCTCGCCACCGAGCCGGACACGCGGTACGGCTACCGGGTGGACCTCACGAACGCCCCCGGCGTCACGGCCCTGGCTGAGGAGTGGACGCTCTTCCCCGCCGGGAGGGGCACCCGTCTGCGATGGACCATGGCGGTCGACGGCCCGGCGTCGGTCCGGCTGGCGCTCCGGCTCGCACGTCCCGGCGTCGGGCTGTCCTTCCGGGACGCGGCGCGGCGCCTGGACCGGCGGCTCACTCCGGCCAGACCCCCGTCGCCAGGAACCGCTCGATAG
- a CDS encoding B3/4 domain-containing protein, protein MTTFRIGPAVADAFPDTLVLVVTATDLRGHEPWPATTAALQDLEQQLADSVWRPADESDPRIEAWHTAYRAFGTNPRRIRPSVDALGRRMAKTGALPRINPAVDSYNTVSVRHGLPAGAFDLDHVTGDIEIRHADGTETFTPLGEAGTVEHPKPGEVVYTDTTDVLTRHWNHRDAHRTRVTEKSTHVAFLLETVAATRDGHLLRAAADDLRALLRPHCERSTAHYLSPAHPEATV, encoded by the coding sequence ATGACCACCTTCCGCATCGGCCCCGCCGTCGCCGACGCCTTCCCCGACACCCTCGTCCTCGTCGTCACCGCCACCGATCTGCGGGGCCACGAACCCTGGCCCGCCACCACCGCCGCTCTCCAGGACCTGGAGCAGCAGCTCGCCGACAGCGTCTGGCGGCCCGCCGACGAGAGCGACCCGCGCATCGAGGCATGGCACACCGCCTACCGCGCCTTCGGCACCAACCCCCGCCGCATCCGGCCGAGCGTCGACGCCCTGGGCCGCCGCATGGCCAAGACGGGCGCCCTGCCGCGTATCAACCCGGCCGTCGACTCCTACAACACCGTCTCCGTCCGCCACGGCCTGCCCGCCGGCGCCTTCGACCTCGACCACGTCACCGGCGACATCGAGATCCGCCACGCCGACGGCACCGAGACCTTCACGCCCCTCGGCGAGGCCGGCACCGTCGAGCACCCCAAGCCCGGCGAGGTCGTCTACACCGACACCACCGACGTGCTCACCCGGCACTGGAACCATCGCGACGCCCACCGCACCCGCGTCACGGAGAAGTCCACCCACGTCGCCTTCCTCCTGGAGACCGTCGCCGCCACCCGCGACGGCCACCTGCTCAGGGCCGCCGCCGACGACCTGCGTGCCCTGCTCCGACCCCACTGCGAGCGCAGCACCGCGCACTACCTCAGCCCGGCACACCCCGAAGCCACCGTCTGA
- a CDS encoding TetR/AcrR family transcriptional regulator, giving the protein MYSAVMSTPKTTAERLVEATRELLWERGYVGTSPKAVQQAAGAGQGSMYHHFAGKQDLALAAIRRTAEETAAAAEAVLGGEGSAYARIEAYLLREREVLRGCPVGRLTMDPEVIADPELRAPVEKVLGRLRRRLAEVVQEGLDSGELRGSLDPEEIAAAVVATVQGGYVLARATGSRAPFDSAVRGLLSLLTAA; this is encoded by the coding sequence ATGTACAGTGCGGTCATGAGCACCCCGAAGACCACGGCAGAGCGGCTCGTCGAGGCCACCCGCGAGCTGCTGTGGGAGCGCGGCTACGTGGGCACCAGCCCCAAGGCCGTCCAGCAGGCGGCGGGCGCGGGCCAGGGCAGCATGTACCACCACTTCGCCGGGAAGCAGGACCTGGCCCTCGCGGCGATCCGGCGTACCGCCGAGGAGACGGCCGCGGCGGCCGAGGCCGTGCTGGGCGGCGAGGGCTCGGCGTACGCCCGGATCGAGGCGTACCTGCTGCGTGAGCGCGAGGTCCTGCGCGGCTGCCCGGTGGGGCGGCTGACCATGGACCCGGAGGTGATCGCGGACCCGGAACTGCGCGCCCCCGTCGAAAAGGTGCTCGGCCGGCTGCGGCGCAGACTCGCCGAGGTCGTCCAGGAGGGCCTGGACAGCGGCGAGTTGAGGGGTTCCCTCGATCCCGAGGAGATCGCGGCGGCCGTCGTGGCAACCGTACAGGGCGGTTACGTCCTGGCCCGCGCCACGGGCTCACGGGCGCCGTTCGACAGCGCCGTACGCGGCCTGCTGTCGCTGCTCACCGCCGCCTGA
- a CDS encoding PLP-dependent cysteine synthase family protein, translating into MSTTENSVNAAPATVDVDRSDAAYRAWLKEAVRKVHADANRSADTHLLRFPLPEKWGIDLYLKDESTHPTGSLKHRLARSLFLYGLCNGWIRPGKPVIEASSGSTAVSEAYFAKLVGVPFIAVMPRTTSPEKCRLIEFHGGECHFVDDSRTMYEESAALAARTGGHYMDQFTYAERATDWRGNNNIAESIYQQLKLERYPEPAWIVATAGTGGTSATIARYVHYMQHDTRICVADPENSCFFDGWTHNDPEATSDCGSRIEGIGRPRMEPSFVPGAIDRMMKVPDAASVAAVRALETAIGRKAGGSTGTGLWSAFKIVAEMVRQERTGSVVTLICDPGDRYLDKYYSDAWLADQGLDIAPYSAAIERFLATGVWPE; encoded by the coding sequence ATGAGCACCACCGAGAACAGCGTGAACGCCGCGCCGGCGACCGTGGACGTCGACCGCAGCGACGCGGCCTACCGGGCCTGGCTGAAGGAAGCCGTCCGCAAGGTCCACGCCGACGCCAACCGCTCCGCCGACACCCACCTGCTGCGGTTCCCGCTCCCGGAGAAGTGGGGCATCGACCTCTACCTCAAGGACGAGTCGACCCACCCCACCGGCAGCCTCAAGCACCGGCTCGCCCGCTCCCTCTTCCTCTACGGGCTCTGCAACGGCTGGATCCGTCCGGGCAAGCCCGTCATCGAGGCCTCCAGCGGTTCGACCGCCGTCTCCGAGGCGTACTTCGCGAAGCTCGTCGGCGTCCCCTTCATCGCCGTCATGCCCCGCACGACCAGCCCCGAGAAGTGCCGGCTCATCGAGTTCCACGGCGGCGAGTGCCACTTCGTCGACGACTCGCGGACGATGTACGAGGAGTCCGCGGCCCTCGCCGCGCGCACCGGCGGCCACTACATGGACCAGTTCACCTACGCGGAGCGGGCCACCGACTGGCGCGGCAACAACAACATCGCAGAATCGATTTATCAGCAGCTGAAGCTGGAGCGCTACCCGGAGCCCGCCTGGATCGTGGCGACCGCGGGCACCGGCGGCACCTCGGCGACCATCGCCCGCTACGTCCACTACATGCAGCACGACACCCGGATCTGCGTCGCCGACCCGGAGAACTCCTGCTTCTTCGACGGGTGGACCCACAACGACCCCGAAGCGACCTCCGACTGCGGTTCGCGCATCGAGGGCATCGGCCGTCCCCGTATGGAGCCGAGCTTCGTGCCCGGTGCGATCGACCGCATGATGAAGGTCCCCGACGCCGCGAGCGTCGCCGCCGTCCGCGCCCTGGAGACGGCCATCGGGCGCAAGGCCGGCGGCTCCACCGGCACCGGCCTGTGGAGCGCCTTCAAGATCGTCGCCGAGATGGTCCGGCAGGAGCGCACCGGCAGCGTCGTCACCCTGATCTGCGACCCGGGCGACCGCTACCTCGACAAGTACTACTCCGACGCCTGGCTGGCCGACCAGGGCCTGGACATCGCCCCGTACAGCGCGGCTATCGAGCGGTTCCTGGCGACGGGGGTCTGGCCGGAGTGA